Below is a genomic region from Pseudomonas extremaustralis.
TCGCCGGCGGTGTACTGGCCACGTACCGAGTTGGCCCGCGCATCCTCAGGGGACCAGGGCCGTACCGCGCCGATCACCTTGGCCTTCTCGCCACGCACCGCGTCGGCACCGAACGCCGCCGGCGGTTCCATGGCCACCATCGCCAGCAACTGGAACAGATGGTTGGGCACCATGTCACGCAGGGTGCCGGTTTTCTCGAAGAAATTGCCCCGGGTTTCCACGCCGACGGTTTCGGCGGCGGTGATTTGCACGTGATCGATGTAATGGTTGTTCCAGAAAGCCTCGAACAGCACGTTGGAAAAACGGCTGACCAGGATGTTCTGCACCGTCTCCTTGCCCAGGTAATGGTCGATGCGATAGATCTGCTTCTCGCTCATCACTTTCAGGAGACTGGCGTTCAGCGCCTCAGCGGTGGCGAGGTCAGAGCCAAAAGGCTTTTCGATCACCACGCGACGGAAACTGTGCTCGGTTTCCGTCAGCAGGCCGGCACTGCCCAGGCGCTGCACCACGTCACTGAAGAAACGCGGCGCGGTGGCCAGGTAAAACACTGCGTTGCCGGTGCCACTGTCGGCGATCTTCGTGCCGATGTCGGTGTAGGTGTTGTCGTCGAGGAAATCGCCCTTGACGTAGCTGATGCCGTTGGCCAATTGCGCCCAGAGTTGTGGGTCCAGGGCGTTGTCGGCATTGCCCTTGACCTTGCTGGCCGCCTCAGTGCGAATGAAGTCTTCAAGTTTCTTGGCAAAGTCGGCATCGCTGATGGCGTTGTGATCCACGCCCACGATGCGCAGGCCGGGCCCCAGCAGCCCATCACGACTGAGGTTATACAGCGCTGGCATCAGCAGGCGCTTGACCAGGTCGCCATGGGCGCCAAACAGAAACAATGTGGTGGGTGGAGCGGGTTCGGCCTTGGTTTTCTTGCCGTTGGCGGTCATTTTTTGGAGGTCTCCACGTGACCGCCAAAGCCAAAGCGCATAGCGGACAACATCTTGTCACCGTAGGTGCTCTGCTGGCGCGAACGGAACCGCGCGAACAACGAGGTGGACAGTACCGGCACCGGCACCGCTTGCTCCATCGCCGCTTCGATGGTCCAGCGGCCTTCGCCACTGTCGGCCACGGAGCCGGAATAACCGTCGAGTTTCGGGTCGGTCGCCAAAGCATCGGCGGTCAAGTCCAGCAGCCAGGACGACACCACGCTGCCACGGCGCCAGACTTCGGCGATATCGGCGACGTTGAGGTCGAAGCGTTGGTCTTCGGCGAGGTTTTCCGAATTCTTG
It encodes:
- the zwf gene encoding glucose-6-phosphate dehydrogenase, which gives rise to MTANGKKTKAEPAPPTTLFLFGAHGDLVKRLLMPALYNLSRDGLLGPGLRIVGVDHNAISDADFAKKLEDFIRTEAASKVKGNADNALDPQLWAQLANGISYVKGDFLDDNTYTDIGTKIADSGTGNAVFYLATAPRFFSDVVQRLGSAGLLTETEHSFRRVVIEKPFGSDLATAEALNASLLKVMSEKQIYRIDHYLGKETVQNILVSRFSNVLFEAFWNNHYIDHVQITAAETVGVETRGNFFEKTGTLRDMVPNHLFQLLAMVAMEPPAAFGADAVRGEKAKVIGAVRPWSPEDARANSVRGQYTAGEIGGKPVPGYREEANVDADSGTETFVALKVMIDNWRWVGVPFYLRTGKRMSVRDTEIVICFKPAPYAQFRDTEVDELKPTHLKIQIQPNEGMWFDLLAKRPGPTLDVANIELGFAYEDFFEMQPSTGYETLIYDCMTGDQTLFQRADNIENGWRAVQPFLDAWKADGGIQTYKAGEDGPAAADALLARDGRAWHSLG